One Cellulomonas sp. NS3 genomic region harbors:
- a CDS encoding zf-HC2 domain-containing protein, protein MSHLGSRISALADGQLAPAAAERALAHVATCPQCAGELAAARAARRALAAADDVTPTADLTARLLSLAPDTPPRAPMQRCDPFASPGAARATPAGGSRLTSHPRTLTGDLERRRSGARIAAGSLAGLGAVAAMLFALGDRPPVVPSSHPAQALSLLGEATPGTQRFAEAALTRGAPVAAPSTVDQLERLRASGWTCPVELPAGWDVTAVRLDARDTVEIDLTGPSGTVVVTEQHGRLDVDALEGATPRTLGDRTVYVLSTHPWHAAWQSGDTVVEVVSASTSRDVESVVAEFPGEGFDDGVPARITRGWDTVTEALLNR, encoded by the coding sequence GTGAGCCACCTGGGGTCGCGGATCAGCGCCCTCGCCGACGGGCAGCTCGCGCCGGCGGCGGCCGAGCGTGCGCTCGCGCACGTCGCCACCTGCCCGCAGTGCGCCGGTGAGCTCGCGGCGGCCCGTGCCGCACGGCGGGCGCTCGCCGCCGCGGACGACGTGACCCCGACCGCCGACCTGACCGCGCGCCTGCTCTCACTCGCGCCGGACACGCCGCCGCGCGCCCCGATGCAGCGCTGCGACCCGTTCGCGTCCCCGGGCGCGGCGCGGGCGACGCCCGCGGGCGGGTCGCGCCTCACCTCGCACCCGCGCACGCTCACCGGCGACCTCGAGCGGCGCAGGTCCGGGGCGCGCATCGCCGCCGGCTCGCTCGCGGGCCTCGGGGCGGTCGCCGCGATGCTCTTCGCGCTCGGCGACCGGCCGCCCGTCGTGCCGTCCAGCCACCCGGCGCAGGCCCTGAGCCTGCTCGGCGAGGCGACCCCTGGCACGCAGCGCTTCGCCGAGGCCGCGCTCACCCGCGGCGCACCCGTCGCGGCCCCGTCGACCGTCGACCAGCTCGAGCGCCTGCGCGCAAGCGGCTGGACGTGCCCGGTCGAGCTGCCCGCCGGCTGGGACGTGACGGCGGTGCGCCTCGACGCGCGCGACACGGTCGAGATCGACCTCACCGGGCCCAGCGGCACGGTCGTCGTGACCGAGCAGCACGGGCGCCTCGACGTGGACGCGCTCGAGGGCGCGACGCCCCGCACCCTCGGCGACCGGACGGTCTACGTCCTGTCGACGCATCCGTGGCACGCTGCCTGGCAGTCGGGCGACACCGTGGTCGAGGTCGTCTCGGCGAGCACGTCGCGCGACGTCGAGTCGGTCGTCGCCGAGTTCCCGGGCGAGGGCTTCGACGACGGGGTCCCGGCCCGCATCACCCGAGGATGGGACACCGTGACCGAAGCGCTCCTGAACCGATGA
- the sigE gene encoding RNA polymerase sigma factor SigE codes for MTTTIPDEPWVAPSWEEIVRVHSARVYRLAYRLTGNQHDAEDLTQEVFVRVFRSLSSFTPGTFEGWLHRITTNLFLDQVRRKQRIRMDAMGDDADRFPAAVEGPHAPERAFEHGNLDYDVQRALDDLPPEYRAAVVLCDIEGLSYEEIAVTLGIKMGTVRSRIHRARARLRVALQDRAPLTHDEDAVGPTGEPTERVGAP; via the coding sequence ATGACGACCACCATCCCCGACGAGCCGTGGGTGGCTCCGTCCTGGGAGGAGATCGTCCGCGTGCACTCCGCGCGCGTGTACCGCCTCGCCTACCGGCTCACGGGCAACCAGCACGACGCCGAGGACCTCACGCAGGAGGTCTTCGTCCGGGTGTTCCGCTCGCTGTCGAGCTTCACGCCGGGCACGTTCGAGGGCTGGCTGCACCGCATCACCACGAACCTGTTCCTCGACCAGGTGCGCCGCAAGCAGCGCATCCGGATGGACGCGATGGGGGACGACGCCGACCGCTTCCCCGCGGCCGTCGAGGGTCCGCACGCGCCCGAGCGCGCGTTCGAGCACGGCAACCTCGACTACGACGTGCAGCGCGCGCTCGACGACCTGCCGCCCGAGTACCGCGCGGCCGTCGTGCTGTGCGACATCGAGGGGCTGTCGTACGAGGAGATCGCGGTGACGCTCGGGATCAAGATGGGCACCGTGCGCTCGCGCATCCACCGGGCCCGCGCGCGGCTGCGCGTCGCGCTGCAGGACAGGGCCCCGCTGACGCACGACGAGGACGCCGTTGGTCCGACCGGGGAGCCGACCGAGCGGGTCGGGGCGCCGTGA
- a CDS encoding O-methyltransferase, whose product MSNDKAQSWVYCEGFVPEDATLLRARERAGQLGCTPVLPGSGAVLSVLAAAAQARAVVEVGTGAGVGSLYLLRGMPEDGVLTTIDVEVEHQRAAKEAFAEEGLRTTRTRTISGRALDVLPRLTDGGYDLVFVDADKENLLGYVEQALRLLRRGGVLAVDNALWHDRVPDPARRDEVTTIVREVGRVVREDDRLVPALLPTGDGLLTAVKR is encoded by the coding sequence ATCTCGAACGACAAGGCCCAGAGCTGGGTCTACTGCGAGGGCTTCGTGCCCGAGGACGCGACGCTGCTGCGCGCGCGCGAACGCGCGGGCCAGCTGGGCTGCACGCCCGTCCTCCCGGGCTCGGGCGCCGTGCTGAGCGTGCTCGCCGCCGCCGCGCAGGCCCGCGCCGTCGTCGAGGTCGGGACCGGTGCGGGCGTCGGCTCGCTCTACCTGCTGCGCGGCATGCCCGAGGACGGCGTCCTCACGACCATCGACGTCGAGGTCGAGCACCAGCGCGCCGCGAAGGAGGCGTTCGCCGAGGAGGGCCTGCGCACGACGCGCACGCGCACCATCTCGGGCCGCGCGCTGGACGTGCTCCCACGCCTGACCGACGGCGGCTACGACCTCGTCTTCGTCGACGCGGACAAGGAGAACCTGCTGGGGTACGTGGAGCAGGCGCTGCGGCTCCTGCGCCGGGGCGGGGTGCTCGCGGTCGACAACGCCCTGTGGCACGACCGGGTGCCCGACCCCGCACGGCGCGACGAGGTCACGACGATCGTGCGCGAGGTCGGCCGGGTCGTGCGTGAGGACGACCGCCTCGTGCCGGCGCTGCTGCCGACCGGCGACGGGCTGCTGACGGCCGTCAAGCGCTGA
- a CDS encoding leucyl aminopeptidase family protein, protein MTTRPEPRGGASVGRTPPRVTLAEGSVATTDLLGGEGVDALAVPVAPAAPGETDLQPRAGTADAAARYGIDLAELAERAGLTGAAGEAHTVHLPRPVGSAPLPWSGLPSRLVLVGVGAGTPADLRRAGAALARATRGLGRVVTSVAAEHGPTSAARVAALVEGYQLAAYRMPTAAASTPESEQRQAPAQELLVLGGDAGHGPDVEAAVQHAVVGSTATWLVRDLANIPSSTKNPEWVADEAGRLARDAGLTVHVRGPAELAAEGFGGILAVGAGSASPPRLVVVEYTPAAVSGRAPQHVVVVGKGITYDTGGLSIKPREAMVPMKTDMAGAAVALAVVLGAAASGLPHRVTAVLPLAENHVGAASYRPADVLRIHGGTTVEVANTDAEGRLVLADALAWADAELAPDVLVDVATLTGAASVGLGRQHAALYANDAGLVAALEAAAAESGEPVWHMPLVEDYRSALRSEVADLRHVPSDGRTGGGSITAALFLREFVGTRRWAHLDIAGTGRSASDKHEVTEGATGYGARLLLRYLAALD, encoded by the coding sequence GTGACGACCCGACCCGAGCCGCGCGGCGGCGCCTCCGTCGGGCGCACGCCCCCCCGCGTGACCCTCGCCGAGGGTTCCGTCGCCACCACCGACCTCCTGGGCGGCGAGGGGGTCGACGCCCTCGCCGTGCCCGTCGCCCCCGCGGCGCCGGGCGAGACGGACCTGCAGCCCCGTGCGGGGACGGCGGACGCCGCCGCGCGCTACGGCATCGACCTCGCGGAGCTCGCGGAACGGGCCGGCCTGACCGGCGCCGCGGGCGAGGCGCACACCGTGCACCTGCCGCGCCCGGTGGGATCCGCCCCGCTGCCCTGGTCCGGCCTCCCGTCGCGCCTCGTGCTCGTCGGGGTGGGCGCCGGCACGCCCGCCGACCTGCGCCGTGCGGGCGCCGCGCTGGCCCGGGCGACCCGCGGGCTCGGGCGGGTCGTAACGTCGGTCGCCGCGGAGCACGGACCGACGTCCGCGGCGCGCGTCGCGGCGCTGGTCGAGGGCTACCAGCTCGCGGCGTACCGCATGCCCACTGCCGCGGCATCCACCCCGGAGTCGGAGCAGCGCCAGGCGCCCGCGCAGGAGCTGCTCGTCCTGGGGGGCGACGCCGGGCACGGCCCCGACGTCGAGGCCGCCGTGCAGCACGCCGTGGTCGGGTCGACCGCGACGTGGCTCGTGCGTGACCTCGCCAACATCCCGTCGAGCACCAAGAACCCCGAGTGGGTCGCGGACGAGGCCGGCCGCCTGGCGCGCGACGCCGGGCTCACCGTGCACGTGCGCGGACCCGCCGAGCTCGCCGCCGAGGGGTTCGGCGGCATCCTCGCGGTCGGCGCCGGCTCGGCGTCGCCGCCCCGGCTCGTCGTCGTCGAGTACACGCCGGCCGCCGTGAGCGGCCGCGCGCCGCAGCACGTCGTCGTCGTGGGCAAGGGCATCACGTATGACACGGGCGGCCTCTCGATCAAGCCGCGCGAGGCCATGGTCCCGATGAAGACCGACATGGCGGGCGCCGCCGTCGCGCTCGCGGTCGTGCTCGGCGCCGCGGCGTCCGGGCTGCCGCACCGCGTGACCGCGGTCCTGCCGCTCGCCGAGAACCACGTCGGCGCCGCGTCCTACCGCCCGGCCGACGTCCTGCGCATCCACGGCGGCACGACCGTCGAGGTCGCCAACACCGACGCCGAGGGCCGCCTCGTGCTCGCGGACGCGCTCGCGTGGGCGGACGCCGAGCTCGCGCCCGACGTGCTCGTCGACGTCGCGACGCTGACCGGTGCCGCGAGCGTCGGCCTGGGGCGCCAGCACGCCGCGCTCTACGCCAACGACGCCGGGCTCGTCGCCGCACTCGAGGCCGCCGCCGCGGAGTCGGGCGAGCCCGTGTGGCACATGCCGCTCGTCGAGGACTACCGGTCGGCGCTGCGCTCGGAGGTCGCGGACCTGCGGCACGTGCCGAGCGACGGGCGGACCGGCGGCGGGTCCATCACGGCCGCGCTGTTCCTGCGCGAGTTCGTGGGCACCCGCCGGTGGGCGCACCTGGACATCGCCGGCACGGGGCGCTCCGCGTCGGACAAGCACGAGGTCACCGAGGGCGCGACCGGCTACGGCGCACGTCTGCTCCTGCGGTACCTCGCGGCGCTGGACTGA
- a CDS encoding DUF3117 domain-containing protein, whose protein sequence is MAAMKPRTGDGPLEVTKEGRGIVMRVPLEGGGRLVVELNAVEAQELGEALTSVVS, encoded by the coding sequence ATGGCCGCGATGAAGCCGAGGACCGGTGACGGCCCGCTCGAGGTGACCAAGGAGGGTCGCGGCATCGTCATGCGCGTCCCGCTCGAGGGCGGTGGCCGGCTGGTCGTCGAGCTCAACGCCGTCGAGGCGCAGGAGCTGGGTGAGGCGCTGACCTCGGTCGTGTCCTGA
- the folP gene encoding dihydropteroate synthase, translating into MSTSPPGPVPAAGADVVLRGRTFGPAHPVVMAVVNRTPDSFYAAARHDERSADAAVARAEEEGADLVDLGGVRAGRGPRVDVAEELARVLPLVERVRARHPDLLVSVDTWRAEVARAAALAGADLVNDTWAGHDPRLVEVAAEHGLGVVCSHTGGAAPRTDPLRVQYPLPDPLPDLLPPGTGPDVDPLDGVVLDVVATLRRAAERAVGLGIPPGSVLVDPTHDFGKNTWHSLHLVRRTQALVALGHPVLMALSRKDFVGETLDLPPEERLEGTLAATSVAAWLGARVFRVHDVRATRRTLDMVAAIRGDALPVRAVRGLA; encoded by the coding sequence ATGAGCACCTCGCCACCCGGGCCGGTGCCGGCGGCGGGGGCCGACGTCGTGCTCCGCGGCCGGACGTTCGGGCCGGCCCACCCGGTCGTCATGGCCGTCGTGAACCGGACGCCCGACTCGTTCTACGCCGCGGCGCGCCACGACGAGCGCTCCGCCGACGCCGCGGTCGCGCGCGCCGAGGAGGAGGGCGCCGACCTCGTCGACCTGGGCGGGGTGCGCGCCGGGCGCGGTCCGCGCGTCGACGTCGCCGAGGAGCTCGCGCGCGTGCTGCCGCTCGTCGAGCGCGTGCGGGCACGTCACCCCGACCTGCTCGTCTCGGTCGACACGTGGCGCGCCGAGGTCGCCCGGGCCGCGGCGCTCGCGGGTGCCGACCTGGTCAACGACACGTGGGCCGGCCACGACCCGCGCCTCGTCGAGGTCGCCGCCGAGCACGGGCTCGGCGTCGTGTGCTCGCACACCGGGGGAGCGGCCCCGCGGACCGACCCGCTGCGCGTCCAGTACCCGCTGCCGGACCCCCTGCCCGACCTCCTGCCGCCCGGGACAGGGCCGGACGTGGACCCGCTCGACGGCGTCGTGCTCGACGTCGTCGCGACCCTGCGCCGCGCCGCCGAGCGCGCGGTCGGGCTCGGCATCCCGCCCGGGAGCGTGCTCGTCGACCCGACGCACGACTTCGGCAAGAACACGTGGCACTCGCTGCACCTCGTGCGCCGCACGCAGGCCCTCGTCGCCCTCGGGCACCCGGTGCTCATGGCGCTGTCGCGCAAGGACTTCGTGGGGGAGACGCTCGACCTCCCCCCCGAGGAGCGGCTCGAGGGTACGCTCGCCGCGACGTCGGTCGCGGCGTGGCTCGGCGCCCGGGTGTTCCGGGTGCACGACGTGCGCGCGACCCGGCGGACCCTCGACATGGTCGCGGCGATCCGAGGCGACGCGCTGCCCGTGCGCGCCGTGAGAGGACTGGCATGA
- a CDS encoding TIGR00730 family Rossman fold protein, whose protein sequence is MTSDDGIARPGDGYRKGPVLLRGDQVPSETSDQRLLSRSEGASWIHGDPWRVMRIQSEFVEGFGALAEVGPAVSVFGSARTPVDHPDYALGESVGRKLVEAGYAVITGGGPGIMESANKGAKEAGGLSVGLGIELPFEQGMNRYVDLGVNFRYFFARKTMFVKYAEGFVVLPGGFGTFDELFEALTLVQTHKVTEFPIILLGSDYWSGLLDWLRGPVLARGTISAVDLELLRVTDDADEAVKIVTDHGAALREAERAATQALAADQQAAAQSPR, encoded by the coding sequence ATGACGAGTGACGACGGCATCGCCCGCCCCGGCGACGGCTACCGCAAGGGTCCCGTGCTGCTGCGCGGCGACCAGGTCCCGTCCGAGACCTCGGACCAGCGCCTCCTCTCCCGCTCCGAGGGCGCCTCGTGGATCCACGGCGACCCCTGGCGGGTCATGCGCATCCAGAGCGAGTTCGTCGAGGGCTTCGGGGCGCTCGCGGAGGTCGGCCCGGCCGTGAGCGTCTTCGGCTCGGCGCGCACGCCCGTCGACCACCCCGACTACGCGCTCGGCGAGTCCGTGGGGCGCAAGCTCGTCGAGGCCGGCTACGCGGTCATCACCGGCGGCGGCCCCGGGATCATGGAGTCCGCCAACAAGGGCGCCAAGGAGGCGGGCGGGCTGTCGGTCGGGCTCGGCATCGAGCTGCCCTTCGAGCAGGGCATGAACCGCTACGTCGACCTCGGCGTGAACTTCCGGTACTTCTTCGCGCGGAAGACGATGTTCGTGAAGTACGCCGAGGGCTTCGTGGTCCTGCCCGGCGGCTTCGGTACGTTCGACGAGTTGTTCGAGGCGCTCACGCTCGTCCAGACGCACAAGGTCACCGAGTTCCCGATCATCCTGCTCGGCAGCGACTACTGGTCGGGGCTGCTCGACTGGCTGCGCGGGCCCGTCCTCGCGCGCGGCACGATCAGCGCCGTCGACCTCGAGCTGCTGCGCGTCACGGACGACGCCGACGAGGCCGTGAAGATCGTCACGGACCACGGCGCCGCGCTGCGGGAGGCCGAGCGGGCGGCGACGCAGGCGCTCGCGGCCGACCAGCAGGCTGCCGCGCAGAGCCCCCGGTGA
- the dapE gene encoding succinyl-diaminopimelate desuccinylase, translating into MRVDLTALTRAVCDLPSVSGDETALADAIEATLSAFTHLEVLRDGDAVVARTRLGRSSRVVVAGHIDTVPIADNLPTRLVGEGAHAELWGRGTVDMKGGVAVQLALAAALTEPTRDVTWVFYDHEEVEASLNGLGRIAREHPEWLEADFAVLCEPTAGGLEGGCNGTLRAEVTLTGVAAHSARAWAGVNAIHAAAEVLRRLAAYEPGSVDVDGLVYRESLNAVLVSGGTATNVIPDRCVVTVNYRFAPSRSVDEAFAHVRELLDGYDVVLTDAAAGARPGLDDPTAAAFADAVLAVTGGAPAPKYGWTDVARFSSLGIPAVNFGPGDPMLAHKDDERLPVWQLRSCYDALRSWLTA; encoded by the coding sequence CTGCGGGTGGACCTCACCGCCCTGACCCGCGCGGTGTGCGACCTGCCCTCGGTGAGCGGCGACGAGACGGCCCTGGCCGACGCGATCGAGGCGACGCTGAGCGCGTTCACGCACCTCGAGGTCCTCCGCGACGGGGACGCGGTGGTCGCGCGCACGCGGCTCGGCCGGTCCTCGCGGGTCGTCGTCGCCGGGCACATCGACACCGTGCCGATCGCGGACAACCTCCCGACGCGGCTCGTCGGCGAGGGCGCGCACGCCGAGCTGTGGGGACGCGGGACGGTCGACATGAAGGGCGGCGTCGCGGTGCAGCTCGCGCTCGCGGCGGCGCTCACGGAGCCGACGCGCGACGTCACCTGGGTGTTCTACGACCACGAGGAGGTCGAGGCCTCGCTCAACGGGCTGGGCCGGATCGCCCGTGAGCACCCTGAGTGGCTCGAGGCGGACTTCGCGGTGCTGTGCGAGCCGACGGCGGGCGGGCTCGAGGGCGGCTGCAACGGGACGCTGCGCGCCGAGGTGACGCTCACGGGGGTCGCGGCGCACTCGGCACGCGCGTGGGCCGGGGTCAACGCGATCCACGCCGCCGCCGAGGTCCTGCGCCGGCTGGCCGCCTACGAGCCCGGGTCGGTCGACGTCGACGGCCTGGTGTACCGCGAGAGCCTCAACGCCGTCCTCGTGAGCGGCGGGACCGCGACGAACGTCATCCCGGACCGCTGCGTCGTCACGGTCAACTACCGGTTCGCGCCGTCGCGGTCGGTCGACGAGGCGTTCGCGCACGTGCGTGAGCTGCTCGACGGGTACGACGTGGTCCTCACCGACGCGGCCGCCGGTGCGCGCCCCGGGCTCGACGACCCGACGGCGGCCGCGTTCGCCGACGCGGTGCTCGCGGTCACCGGGGGCGCGCCGGCCCCGAAGTACGGCTGGACGGACGTCGCGCGGTTCTCCTCGCTCGGGATCCCCGCCGTGAACTTCGGGCCCGGCGACCCGATGCTCGCCCACAAGGACGACGAGCGGCTGCCCGTGTGGCAGCTCCGGTCCTGCTACGACGCGCTGCGGTCCTGGCTCACGGCCTGA
- the dapD gene encoding 2,3,4,5-tetrahydropyridine-2,6-dicarboxylate N-succinyltransferase, producing MTARSAWGFGLASVTDDGTTLDTWYPAPALGSAPEGAATPAGLTAAERRDDARGVTTRVVLTEVDLDAAPATTEDAYLRLHLLSHRLVAPHGQNLDGIFGVLPNVVWTDAGPCAVDGFEDTRVRLRAATGRPVTVLSVDKFPRMLDYVVPSGVRVADADRVRLGAHLAAGTTVMHEGFVNFNAGTLGTSMVEGRISAGVVVGDGSDVGGGASIMGTLSGGGRQVVSLGRRTLLGANSGLGIPLGDDCVVEAGLYVTAGTKVALVGFDDAGAPAGAEGPRTVKARELAGASGVLFRRNSLTGGVEAVARTGAGVELNSALHAN from the coding sequence ATGACTGCGCGTTCCGCCTGGGGCTTCGGGCTGGCCTCCGTGACCGACGACGGCACGACCCTCGACACCTGGTACCCCGCGCCGGCGCTCGGGTCCGCGCCCGAGGGCGCCGCCACACCGGCAGGGCTGACCGCCGCCGAGCGCCGCGACGACGCCCGCGGGGTGACGACGCGCGTCGTGCTCACCGAGGTCGACCTCGACGCCGCGCCCGCGACGACCGAGGACGCCTACCTGCGCCTCCACCTGCTCTCGCACCGCCTCGTCGCGCCCCACGGGCAGAACCTCGACGGGATCTTCGGCGTGCTGCCGAACGTCGTGTGGACCGACGCGGGCCCGTGCGCGGTCGACGGCTTCGAGGACACGCGCGTGCGGCTGCGCGCGGCGACCGGCCGGCCCGTGACCGTGCTGTCGGTCGACAAGTTCCCGCGCATGCTCGACTACGTCGTCCCCTCGGGCGTCCGGGTCGCCGACGCGGACCGCGTGCGGCTCGGCGCGCACCTCGCCGCCGGCACGACCGTGATGCACGAGGGCTTCGTCAACTTCAACGCCGGGACGCTCGGCACGTCGATGGTCGAGGGCCGGATCTCCGCGGGCGTCGTCGTCGGGGACGGCAGCGACGTCGGCGGTGGCGCGTCCATCATGGGGACGCTCTCGGGCGGCGGCCGTCAGGTCGTCTCGCTGGGCCGCCGCACGCTGCTCGGCGCGAACTCGGGCCTCGGCATCCCGCTCGGGGACGACTGCGTCGTCGAGGCCGGCCTGTACGTCACCGCGGGCACCAAGGTCGCGCTCGTCGGGTTCGACGACGCGGGTGCGCCGGCCGGTGCCGAGGGCCCGCGCACGGTCAAGGCACGCGAGCTCGCGGGCGCCTCGGGCGTCCTGTTCCGCCGCAACTCGCTGACCGGCGGCGTCGAGGCCGTCGCGCGCACCGGGGCGGGCGTCGAGCTCAACTCGGCGCTGCACGCCAACTGA